AACTTCGCGCCCATCGCCGATTTCGAGCTACTGCTGCGGGCCTACAGCGTCGCGCAGGAGCGCGGCTTCACCACCCACGTCGGCAACATCATGTCGTCGGACACCTTCTACCACGACGATTTCGAGCAGTACAAACTCTGGGCGCAGTACGGCGTGCTGGCCGTCGAGATGGAGGCGGCGGGCCTGTATACCCTGGCCGCCAAGCACGGCGTTAAAGCCCTGACGGTCCTGACGGTCTCCGACCACCTCGTGACCCGCGAGGAGACGACCGCCGAGGAGCGCCAGTTGACCTTCAACGGGATGATCGAGGTCGCGCTCGACGCGGCACTGAAGGTGTAAGGCGGGGACAGGGGCGGGGCCGGGCGACACAGATGCTCGCCCGGCCCCGCCTCCCTGTCATCACCTCACGCGGACCCGGCCGGACCCTCCCCCACCCGCCGCAACCGCGCGATGAAAAACCCGTCCAGGCCGCCTTCGGGAACCGTCAACACCCCGTCTCCGGCGGGCACGGTGGGGAGGCCGAGGTCCGGCAGGGCTTCCGGCGCGAACTCGGGATGACCCTCCAGAAACCCGCGCACGACGTCCGGTCCCTCCTGCGGGGTCACGCTGCACACGCTGTAGACCAGCAGGCCGCCCGGCTCCACCAGCGCGGCGGCGTGCGGCAGCATCCGCGCCTGGAGGGCCGCCATCTCGCCGGCCGCCTCCGGGGTCAGCCGCAGCTTGATCTCGGGGTGGGAGCGCAGGGTGCCGCTGCCGGTACAGGGGGCGTCGAGCAGCACCAGCGGGGCGGGCGGCAGCGTGAGCGGCGTGGTCAGGTCGTGGGTCACGAAGTCGGCGCTCAGGCCCAGGCGCCGCAGGTTGCCCCGCGCGGCGCCGTGCTTGCGGGCGATCAGGTCCACGCTGGTCACCTTGGCCCCCCGCGCCGCGAGCATGGCGGCCTTGACCCCCGCGCCGCCCGCCAGGTCGTGGACGCGCCGCCCGGCCACGTCCCCCAGCGCGTCCACGACGGCCAGGCTCGCGGGGTTGATAGGCTGGGCCTGCCCCGAGCGGTAGGCCGCGCTCTCGCGCAGCGGGCGGGCCAGCGTGACCCGGTCGGCACCGTTGGGGCCGGGTTCGACGGTGCTGCCCTCGGCCTCCAGCGCCCGCGCGCCCTCCTCCGAGAGGCTCAGCCAGAGGGGTTGCGGCTCCAGCAGGTCGGCCATCACGGCGTCCGCCCGCTCCCCGTAGGCCGCCTGAAATGTCGTGATCAGCCAGCCGGGCAGGGCGTGGCGGGTCTCCGGGGTCTCGGCGGGGCGCTCGACGCGGCGCAGCACGGCGTTGACCAGC
The sequence above is a segment of the Deinococcus budaensis genome. Coding sequences within it:
- a CDS encoding transcription antitermination factor NusB; translation: MTASRPTYNPARALAVRVLTRVLAGETFAAPALDAALEAARLPARDSGLATHLVYGTLRHAPTLDAALAPLLRGETHPKARALLLAGTFERLVLGTPPHAVVSEYVNLARLARLAPPGLVNAVLRRVERPAETPETRHALPGWLITTFQAAYGERADAVMADLLEPQPLWLSLSEEGARALEAEGSTVEPGPNGADRVTLARPLRESAAYRSGQAQPINPASLAVVDALGDVAGRRVHDLAGGAGVKAAMLAARGAKVTSVDLIARKHGAARGNLRRLGLSADFVTHDLTTPLTLPPAPLVLLDAPCTGSGTLRSHPEIKLRLTPEAAGEMAALQARMLPHAAALVEPGGLLVYSVCSVTPQEGPDVVRGFLEGHPEFAPEALPDLGLPTVPAGDGVLTVPEGGLDGFFIARLRRVGEGPAGSA